The Tripterygium wilfordii isolate XIE 37 chromosome 18, ASM1340144v1, whole genome shotgun sequence nucleotide sequence AAGCATAAAGGGCAGGCTTGGGTTGTTTTTGAGGACGTTAGTGCTGCAACCAATGCGATTAGGAAAATGCAGGATTTCCCCTTCTATGACAAGCCTATGGTAAGCATCTTACTTTTATTTGCTGGATTTgccaatcaaattcaaaacccCTGAGTATAATTTCAATCTATGTGCATCAGAGCAATTATTTCTTCAATTTGTataataaaaatggaaaaaaattccCTAGCTGCTACAGAATATTAGCAAAAGGTGGATAATTGTTCTTAACCATGGTGAtgaaaacacttttttttgtcttgttaaGCTTGGTGTACTAGTTCATCCTGGTGGAAACTTATAGGCAGTATGTAAGCCAGTTCACGTCTGATTGAAATGGTTGTGTCTGAAGTTTTGTACTTGTTCAGAAAGTTTCTGTTTTACATTATCAAACCTTTTAGTCAAAATCAGTTCGGTGGCCAAAGAGCAAGAACTGTAATGGAAAAACCCATTGGAAGcaattttaaatcatttttatCATGTTTATTTCATTTAATCAAGCAGCTTTATGTGCTTCTCTCTGTAAAAGTAAGGTATTGAAATTAGAGTCTGAATCCTATTATCTAGAGAtttatgttatgtctcaaatgtaAGCGATGTGGTTTCGTATATTGCAATTTGCAATAAGTATTTACAGTAACTACATGTATTTAGATTGGGCTTTTGACACACTGAAGTGAATTCACCTTGTGGCCCTTTGTTTGATGCCTGTCTTGGGTGAGAGTTTCAGGCATTTGAGCTTTCTATAATGCAATTCTGGCAGGCAGTGATATATAGGTCTAGAAAATACTGCAAACTTGAGCTAATGAACCCTTTGACTCCTAATGAGATGAATTGGCATGTTGCTTGTATCCTCAACCTGCAAACTTATCATCTTGATATTTGCCTTCaatatattgaaattttttcCGGCTACAGTTGACCTTAGGATTTCCGGGCTTGATGCAGTTGATAACTTGATACTGATGCGTGGTTTCTCTGTTTCTCTATGTGTATTGTCCTCTTCAATCATTTGTTTTTGATGTTCGTGTATAATTACCTAATTCTTGCAGAGAATACAATTTGCAAAAACTAAGTCGGATATCATAGCAAAGGCTGATGGTACTTTTGTTCCTCGAGAAAGACGAAAGAAGCATGAAGATAGGGGTATGTCTCTCACTCTATGTTGAACTGCATCTTTTATTACTGCAACAGGTTTTGACTACCTAATTTGGCAATTTCTCAAGTCAGAATATGATCAGTATATTTGGCAACAGTATAACAATGTACATTGCAAGTCTGATTTTCCTTCACACCAAATCTTCAAGCATCATACAAATGAATTCGAAGATCATAATCACCTATGAATCATCTGTAGCTTTTATCGTAGGGGGAAATTCTCATTCTGATCCTGCTGATATATTAACATTATGTCAATTGTGGAATCCAAATCGTTAGTTGACACTAAGTGACTCATGAAGTCTTAATTCCTACTGTGTCCATAAGAACAGAAATAGAGCCCTCCTTAGTTTTGATATAAGATCTTATATACCTTCGAAGTAAGTTTTCTTCATGTGATATTTTAGCTCTATGTTACATAATTTGTTAATTTGGACAACTTATATGTTTCCCTAATGTTGCaggtaaaaagagaaaagagcaGCATGAAGCAGGAATGGGTGTGAACCCTGCTTATGGTGGTGGTGCCTATGGTGCAATGCCTCCTGTAAGCATGTTTTTTATTCTTAGCATCACCTTTGAATTCCtaccattttccttttttagaTTGTTTATTTGTGGGCCATATGTGGATTAGTCAGCTAATCTGGTATTAGTTTGTCTTTAACTGCAATGCCATTGTGGCTGGTCTGAAATCACCTTGGTATAATGGTAAAGCTAATTTCAAAGAGTTGGATTGTTGACTGGTACGGTTATACCATCAAATGTAATCAAGCTAAATGCTGGAAAAGAATCTGATATTTAATAACTAAAAAATGTTGGCCACAATACTTGAATAGAGTAATTGAATAAAACCTTTGATCCAAAATTAACGAGAGAAATGAAAAACAGGAGAACaatacaatattattattaatatgagAACAGCTGTACATAATTCAATGTTTTTTATTAGATGACCGTAGCAATATGATTTACAAATAGTTAGAAACCATCAGTTTGGCGAGCGTAGTTTTTTTCAACGTCATTTAAGAAGAGATAGTTGTGGGTTTTTACCTTGAATATTGTTACGTTGTGCTCAGGGCACCACTTCGTGCATGCCTAAAATCTACCAACTTAAGCACTCATTGGAGAAACACGTAGTTTCTTTCAATGTCATTTATGAAGAGATAGTTGTGGGTATTTACCTTGAATATTGTTACATTGTGCTCAGGGCACCGCTTCCTGCATGCCTAAAATTACCAACTTAAGCAGTCATTGGAGAAACTTGATTTGCTTTTGGTAGTAATGAAAGAGTAGTTTCCAAATGTTGCCTCTTTTATTTGATCTTTCTTTTACCTGATATCTTATTTATTACTGTTTAAGTGCTGCTTTTTGCTaactattgatatcttttttaaaatgttGTAGTTATCACAGATTCCTTACCCTGGTGGTGCAAAATCCATGGTCCCTGAGGCTCCAGCTCCTCCAAATAACATACTGTTTATCCAGAACCTTCCTTACGAGACAACTCCATTGATGCTGCAAATGCTGTTCTGCCAGTATCCTGGCTTCAAGGAGGTTAGAATGGTGGAAACAAAACCAGGGATTGCCTTTGTAGAGTACGAAAATGAGATGCAATCAACGGTGGCAATGCAGGCACTCCAGAGTCTTAAAATTAACCAGCAGTGCCCTCCAATGTTAATAACCTATGCCAAGAAATAGATAGACATTTTTGGCTTTGCCATTCAAGCAAGAAGGTGGCTGCAGTTGAGGATTTCCAGCTAAAGCCCAGCACGACTTTGTTGCTTCTTGGTTTTTCTCTTCTGCTGGAGGTTTAAAGTGTTAATGCATCCTTGCAGCTGATATGGTTCTCTTGGATGTATGAGACTCTGATCTTTTGGTTCATAGTTCTATTTGTAGTGCTGtgaatgttttaaaatttggtAGATTTCTTGTATTTTGGACTAAGGAGAATTATAGGAGGTTTCAAACCTTATTTACCAAACTTGGCCAGGTGTAAAATCAGCCAAATggtttgcaattttgaaatggTGAAGTTGACCATAGTTACTCTTTGCAAATGCGCAAGAGGTCACAGGTTAAACTCTCATGCAGAATAGTTTAGGTGTTATTTTCCTCTTCATATGGGTTCTGGCCCGATCTAAACTGTAGCCAATGTAGAGCGGGTTGGGTGGCGACCCAGAATTTAAAGCTTCCCCAGCTGTCTTCCTGTTAGACATCTTGTGACAATCGTTTTTAGAGGTTGGCCGTTAACCGGCGAGTCTGAGTTACTAGCTTATGAGCAGCAAATGGAAAACCACAATGAACAGAATCTACAACAATGGAACATAACATAACTAAATAATGTACATAACATAACTAAATAATGAACATGGGTAAAATGACAAGTTTTAATTCATTATAATTTGATTACAAATGATTGATCATGTAAACAATCGTGAAACAGACGTTATTCTACACCCTTTCCAGTTCATTGTTGTGTTTATCCAATTGATCTTTCAACTCCTTTCTCCACCCTTGGATTAGTCTCTCTTGCTTCTTAATTAGGTCATTCTTCACCTTCAATTCTTCTTCCATCATTGCAATGTCCTATATATATGAACAACACATGCAACCAGATTAGCATACTTCATCAAGGTCAAAAATACTTCTTACAAGCAGTAGAAAAAGTTTGACATGCTCCATAATTATAAACTACCTTTCTCAGAGTTTCAGCCTTGGTCGGCTGATCCTCCCGTTGCAGACCAACAAAATACAGTTGAAGCTTTTTGGCAGCCTCCATAAAGTCTCTGGCATGTCTCTCAACATCAACTACAATGACAAATAAGAAAACTACTCAGTATGCGCTAAGACAAATAAGACGTTCTTCATGGCAAATAGACTGCCAGACTGGTAAAAGGCAACTGGATTGCATATTATTCCACACACAATTGATCATACCCAAATCATCATCAAGCATTGTTGCATCACTGTAGCCATCGAAACAACGAATGATCTCAATTTGGTGCAAAATGTTACCAAGTTATATCATTGAGAGTTTCACAGAATGGTAGATAGCcgtcattttaaaatttaaagaaCAGGACATACATAACAATGATCTGTATATGAAGGCCACATTTATAAACATCACCGATAGCACCTTCTTCCTTTTCGAGAGATTTCCACAGGTTGTTTACTGCTCGGGGTTTTGCCCGGGTTTATTCTCTAACTTATATTATATGATAACAAAACCATGGGAAATTTTTTCCCATTCCTTCTCCCTCCCTATACTAGTttctttattatatttataagtGAGAAGGTTGGAGTGTTGGAGCAAAGGAAATCCAGAGCATCTACAACAACCTCCAACCAATTTGATTCGCTCTCTTTTCACACACTGATTGTTAGTAGCATTGTGGAAATACCAAGCAATAGCAATTTCTCCCTCCATAGTTTCacagataaactagcaagattaCGAGTTTACATAAATGAGATCTCTTCCAATACTTTCTTCTTCATGGCTAAATCGAAAATTTTCTTCCAAACAAGCTTTCTTATGTAATGACTTCAAGTCCAAGAGCCCAAGAAAATACCAACAGTGATTATATAAGATGAGAACTCTGAATTTCGGAATTGGAAACACAGTCTTCATGTTCTAATTTTCCAGAAAAGAATTATTCCTCCTACTCTAAATTTTTCACGAACAGAATCATTGCTATTCTATGTACCAGCTTAATCAACTTTAAAGCACTAACAAGCAGATGTACAAGTAGCAAAGGAACTAACAAGACTCGAGCGAGTCTGAGATAGATACTAACTCTGATGAGAAGGATGTGGCGAGCGATCTATTGCTTGGAGCTCTCTAGCAGGTAAGCAAGGAAGCAAGGCAGCCTCCAATGCCATAACGTACGCTATCATGTCTTCCTTCGGAGCCTGCGATGATTGCAACTCTCCGTCCACCACTTGCTGCGGCTGCTCCGCCATCGTTGTCCTTCATAGTTACAGtcataaaaattacaaattcaaTCTCAGCATAACAGAGAAGGAACACAGCGTTTTCACGTACCTGGAAGAAATACAAATCGACGCAATTCGGCAAAAGCCCCCTTCGTTGAGAAACCAGAAGACCGTCCGAGGGTGAGAGTCTGGGAAAGAACTGAGAAGGCCCCCAAGCGGCTGGGGCAAGCGGCTGGGCTGGGCTGGTATGGGCCTTTCCCATTCTTTGTCAGATAAATAGTCATCAATATCCAGCCCATTCGTGGCCCATTTAAGCCCACTCCTGGTTTATTCCATGGATATTAATACTGTAATTAAAGGAATATAAgaaaattatggaataattaGAATTATATCAAACAAAAACGTGGTATTGGTTCATATAAATACATTCAATCAACTGTGCGTATCTTCTTCCTTTTGAGGTAATGTTTGCTCTGAGCGTAAAATCCGCACGATTTTATTTCCTCTCTTGATTGAGAGTGATTGAATTTTTACTTATAAACTCTATCTAAGGCTTACACCTAACCTATTTGAATTTTTACTTAACATTCACCCCTTATTTATGGGTTCGGATACTCGTGACAACACCGTATAAATTAACTCAAACAACTCGAAAAGGTATTGTCCATTCAAGACCTAAAAGCTATACGATTTTGTCCTTTAAAGGGAACTTTATTAGTTGAGAATGATTGACtttttacttatatatatatacatcacaTCGACGACTTAaacctaaccgatgtgggatacaaTGTCTCAAGATAGATGAT carries:
- the LOC119983334 gene encoding U1 small nuclear ribonucleoprotein A-like; translation: MADANTGTGAEVSLNMTIYIKNLNEKIKIDELKKSLHAVFSQFGKILEVLAFKTLKHKGQAWVVFEDVSAATNAIRKMQDFPFYDKPMRIQFAKTKSDIIAKADGTFVPRERRKKHEDRGKKRKEQHEAGMGVNPAYGGGAYGAMPPLSQIPYPGGAKSMVPEAPAPPNNILFIQNLPYETTPLMLQMLFCQYPGFKEVRMVETKPGIAFVEYENEMQSTVAMQALQSLKINQQCPPMLITYAKK
- the LOC119984281 gene encoding uncharacterized protein LOC119984281, with amino-acid sequence MDGRDESGGLSVGHVGLGRADLLSEQLQQCEFKGAWMRKNRKGTLKSGVRSWRGRDGSGVMHTLKSPKLVLRRKDIDSGMRQKEQQQYKNMTQATQYFNWVLNGQYLFELFELIYTVLSRVSEPINKGSGLKWATNGLDIDDYLSDKEWERPIPAQPSRLPQPLGGLLSSFPDSHPRTVFWFLNEGGFCRIASICISSRTTMAEQPQQVVDGELQSSQAPKEDMIAYVMALEAALLPCLPARELQAIDRSPHPSHQIDVERHARDFMEAAKKLQLYFVGLQREDQPTKAETLRKDIAMMEEELKVKNDLIKKQERLIQGWRKELKDQLDKHNNELERV